In the Nitratiruptor sp. YY09-18 genome, ATAGAGCAAGTGAACTTACAAAAAATAAAGAGGATGCAAAAAAAGAGGAGCTCAAAGAACTGACAGCGTATGCAAAAGAGCAGCTACTTCTTGCGCAAGCTTTGGGATATGGAAGAGTGGAGGAAGATTACAAAGATCTTCTCGCTGAAATTGAAAAGATCGAAAAAATTTTGGAGAGCGAAGAGAGCACAAAAGATATCTTTGAAACACTCAAAGCAAAACTCAACACCTTCATGGCAAGCTTCAACAAAGCCCACAAACCTCACGATATGCCAAAGGCTAGTAAATAAGGCCTTTGGCTAAGAGGGCTTTGCGAATAGCTAAGAGCTGACGGTTTTTATCAGCACACCATGCAGGTGCTAACAGTGAGCTATCGCCGATACCGGCGGTGAGCCGCTGCACTACTATATCTTTTGGTAGGATTTCAAGGGCTTTGAGGAGTGTATCGATATACTCTTCTTGCGTAATAGGAGTAAATTTACCTTTCATAAACTCAACTGCCAAAGCTGTATTTTTCACAACATAGAGCGGATGGATTTTAATTGAATCGATACCCCACTCTATTGCTTTACGAATAGTCTCAAGCATCATCTCCTGATTCTCTCCAGGCAAGCCAAAAATCACATGCCCGCAAACACGCAATCCCCTATCTTTTGTCTTTTTGATCCACTCTTCCACATTCGCACTATCATGCCCTCTGTTGATGCGCTCCAAAGTCTCATCAAAAACACTCTGGATCCCATACTCTACCCACACTTCATGCTCACTATCAATCTCTTGCAAAAGATCAAGTACCTCATCACTGACACAATCACTGCGCGTCCCGATACTCAAACCTATACAGTCTGGCTGCTTGAGTGCATGGGAGTAGAGAGTTTTGAGAGTATCGATTGGGGCATAGGTATTGGTAAAAGCTTGAAAATAGGCCAGAAACTTCTCATATCCTCGTCTTTTATAGTACTCTGCAGTTGCACTATATTGAAAATCGATCTCTTTGAGCTGCTTTTGTAAGAGTGGATTCTCTTTGCTCTCGGGACTGAGGAAGATTTTTTTGGTTTTAGCAAGATTGGGGGCAAATGATTCATTCTCACAAAATGTGCAACCACCTTTGGCAACACGTCCATCAATATTGGGGCAGGTAAAACCAGAGAGCCCCAATGGAATCTTTTTGACTCTTCTGCCTATACATTTTTTATAGTATCTCCCAAATGTCAGAACTTTTCGCAATCTTTTCCTTACTCTTTTGGCAATATCGGATAGTTTCCATCAAAACATGCCATACAGTAACTTAAGTCATTACCAACACTGCGAAGTAATCCATCGATTGAAAGATAGGCTAACGAATCTGCTCCTATATATTTTTTTATCTCTTCTACTGACATACGAGAGCTTATGAGTTCCTCTTTTGTAGGAGTATCGACACCATAGTAGCATGGTCCAGTAGTAGGAGGTGCAGAAATGCGCATATGCACCTCTTTGGCTCCAAACTCTTTGAGGATATTGACAATTTTTCTACTTGTCGTTCCTCGCACTATACTATCA is a window encoding:
- a CDS encoding TIGR01212 family radical SAM protein (This family includes YhcC from E. coli K-12, an uncharacterized radical SAM protein.); translated protein: MRKVLTFGRYYKKCIGRRVKKIPLGLSGFTCPNIDGRVAKGGCTFCENESFAPNLAKTKKIFLSPESKENPLLQKQLKEIDFQYSATAEYYKRRGYEKFLAYFQAFTNTYAPIDTLKTLYSHALKQPDCIGLSIGTRSDCVSDEVLDLLQEIDSEHEVWVEYGIQSVFDETLERINRGHDSANVEEWIKKTKDRGLRVCGHVIFGLPGENQEMMLETIRKAIEWGIDSIKIHPLYVVKNTALAVEFMKGKFTPITQEEYIDTLLKALEILPKDIVVQRLTAGIGDSSLLAPAWCADKNRQLLAIRKALLAKGLIY